From the genome of Thermosynechococcus sp. NK55a:
AGGAACGATCTGATCCTCTGGCTGCTTCTGAAGCAGCGTTTCCACTGTTGCTAGGAGAGGGGCAACAGGATCAAGCTCTTGCTCACTAAGGTGGAGTTCAATGAGTTCAACATAGGCCTCTACTGTATTTGGACTCAGGAAGAGAATCCGCCGTAGATACTCTTTGGCGGCTGTTTTATCCTGTTGCTCCTGGGCAATATGAGCAAGGAGAAAGAGCGCAGGAATGTTTTGGGGGTTGAGGGAGAGGAGTTGTTGCCCAAGGGCGATCGCCTTGGTGTAACGGCCTTGATCGGCGTGGATTTGCGCCATCAATAACAGACACTCTTCATTGTTGGGCTGAGACTGCTGCCACTGTTGTGCCAAAATCAGAGCATGGTTGTAGTTGCGTTCCCTGAGGGCAATCCTTGTTTGCTCCTCAAGGGATAGGACGGGAATAGGGGGTGGCATGGATGGAGTGTTAGGGTGACTCAGTGGATGGCGACTTAATTGATAAACGACTGACTCTGGAAAACTCAGGACTTGCAGCGGGCCGAGGTCCTGTCCTTGCAGTTCTGTGTGTCCGGTGAGCAAATAGCCATCAGCGCGCAATAGTGAGACAAAAGCCCCCAGGATCTGCTGAATAGCAGCACTGTCCAAGTAGATAAGGACATTGCGGCAGACAATCAGATCCACGCTGCCAGGGGGTAGATCATACTCTGCAACATTCAGCAGGTTAAGGCAGCGGAAACGTACCCATTGACGTAGGGAAGGTATCACTTTCCACCCTCGACCAGTCTCCCGAAAGTACCGAGCTTGCAGGCTCGGATCTATTCCCCGAAAAGACCAATGACCATAGATGCCTGCCTGCGCTTTGGAGATTGCCGCTTGACTGAGGTCATATCCGACAATGCTTAATTGCCAGTCAGTGGGATTTGGCAGGAGTTCCTTAAGTAAAATAGCTAAGGAATAAACCTCCTCCCCTGTGGAACAGCCAGCACTGACAAGCCGCAATGTCCGATCCTGCTGATGACGGGCAATTAGATCGGGCAGTAAACGTTCCCGCAAGAGTTTGATCTGACCTTGATCTCGAAAAAAATAGCTCTCACCGGTGGTAATGAGATCTGCTAATTGTTTCCATTCCTGTTGACTATGGGTGAACTGGGGCTTGGCTAAGAGGGCGAGATACTCGCTGGGATGCTGATAATTGAGAGCACGACAGCGATTCAGGAGCTTACGGCTTAGGTAGGGTTTGTCTTGGGGGCGAATGCTGATGCCAGTTTGGCAACGAATCAGCTCTACAAACTGTTCAAGTAATTGATCGTTCATAGGATCAATTTAACAACAAGGAGGTAGCACTGGTGTGCGATCGCCCCCTAGGGTATGATTGTAAGGTTAAACTCTGACAATCGCCGGCAAGTCTTCATGGGCGTTGCTGAGCGATCCCGGCAGAGGGATTGAAAACCCTTGGATATTCTCAGTTTTAGGATGACCACCCCTTTACTTTTGCGTGCTGCCCGTGGTGAAAGCGTTGAGCGTCCTCCCATTTGGTTGATGCGGCAAGCTGGGCGCTACATGAAGGTCTATCGTGACCTGCGCGATCGCTATCCCTCGTTTCGCGAGCGATCGGAAATTCCGGAACTCGCCATTGAGATATCGCTCCAGCCTTTCCGCGCCTTTGCGCCTGATGGTGTGATTCTCTTTTCGGATATTCTCACGCCCTTACCCGGCATCGGCATTCCCTTTGACATTGTTGAAAGTAAAGGGCCAATGATTGACCCGCCCATCCGCACCCTAGAGCAGGTGCAACAACTCCATCCCTTGGAGCCGGAGGCGGCCTGTCCTTTTATTCGTCCAATTCTGGCCACACTGCGCCAAGAAGTTGGCGATCGCGCCGCAGTACTGGGGTTTGCCGGTGCCCCCTGGACCCTTGCGGCCTATGCCATTGAGGGCAAAAGCTCCAAGGACTACATCCAAATTAAAGCCATGGCCTACCACGAGCCAGACCTGCTCCACAAATTTCTGAACCATTTGGCCACGGCCATTGCTGACTACCTCTGCTATCAAATTGACTGCGGCGCCCAAGTGGTGCAACTTTTTGATTCCTGGGCAGGTCAACTCAGCCGTCAGGACTACAACACCTTTGCGTTTCCCTACCAAAAGCGGGTGATCCAGCAGGTCAAAGCGGTCTACCCCGATGTGCCCATCATCCTCTACATCAATGGCAGTGCCGCAATTGTGGATCGCATGGCAGCAACGGGAGTAGACATTGTCAGCCTCGACTGGACTGTTGATATTGGCACCATTCGTCAGCAGTTCCCCCCTCGTGTTGGTCTGCAGGGAAATTTAGACCCTGTGATCCTCTTTGCCCCGCAGCCAGTACTCAAAGAGCGGTCTTTGGCCATAATTGAGGCGGGTCGCAAGGGAAAATATATCTTTAACCTTGGCCACGGCGTTCTTCAAGGTACCCCTGAGGAAAATGTGGCCTTTCTCTTTGACTTGGTGAAGTCCCTCGCCTAATGCGAATTCTAATCACAGGTGCCACTGGCTGCATTGGTCAATACATTTCTGAGGCCCTGATCCAACAGACGGATCATGAATTGTTTTTGCTGGTGCGGGATTCTTCACGCCTACATATTGATCCTTGCCAGCGATCGGGGGTGAATCTGGTTCAGGCAGATCTGATGGATCTAACGCCATTGGAACCGCTGCTACCCACCTTTGATGTGGCCATCCTGACGGCAACCGCCTGGGGGGGGAGCAATGTCTTTGCCATTAACTACGAGCAAACCTGCCAGCTTCTCAGGCAACTGGATCCACAGCGCTGCCAGCGGGTATTTTATTTTTCAACAGCCAGTATTCTCAATCATCAGATGCAACCGCTGCCGGAGGCAGGTACCCTAGGCACTGACTATATTCGCTCAAAGTATGCCTGTCTTCATGCCATTGAGGAGTTGCCTGTGGCCGATCGCCTGATTGAACTTTTTCCAACGATGGTTTTTGGCGGTGGCCCCGATGGCAAGCGTCCTTCCTTTATCACCGCAGGCATGGGGGAAGTCCTCAAGTGGTTGTGGCTGGCTCGCTTTTTCCGCGCCGATGCCAGTTTTCACTTTATCCATGCCCGCGATATTGCCCAAGTGGTTCTTTACCTATTGCAGCATCCGGAGTATCCAGTACCCCGCCGCGTGGCTCTGGGTAACCCGCCAATGACCGTCAATGAGATGCTGGCGCAGTTGTGTGCCGCTGCCAAGCTCCGCATCTATGGCCAAATCCCCTTGACCTTGCCAGTGATCAACTTCCTTGTGCGGGTCTTTCGGGTGCAGATGTCCCCTTGGGATTATTTCTGCTTGAACTACCGCAACTTTACCTACGAAACGGTGCTCAATCCTCAAGCCTTGGGGCTAACTCCCTACTGTGGGACGGTAGCGGATTTGCTACGCTGTAGTTTGGGCACAACAGACCGCTAAACCTCCAGTTAGAGACTCTTTGATGGCAGGCATTTGGTTACTGAAGTCGGAACCAAGCGTTTTTTCCTGGGAGGATTTGAAGGCGGCTCCACAACAAACCACCTGTTGGGAAGGGGTACGCAACTACCAAGCTCGCAATTTGATGCGCGATTGTATGCAAGTGGGCGATCGCGTGCTTTTCTACCACAGTAATGCCAACCCACCGGCAATCATGGGCATTGCTGAAGTTGTCAGGCCCGCCTATCCCGATCACTTTGCTTGGAACCCTGACAGTCGCTACTTTGACCCCAAAAGCACCCCTGACAATCCCCGCTGGTTTATGGTGGATATCCAATATCGCCGTGACTTTTTGCCCCCAATTACGCTGCCGGAACTGCGGCAAACCCGTGGCCTTGAAGGGATGCTGCTGCTGCAAAAGGGCTGCCGTCTTTCGGTCCAACCGGTTACTGAATCGGAGTGGCAAATCATTCTCAGCTTGCGATCGCCCTAGGGTTGACGAGACAGAGGGCGTAGATAGGGTAAATTTTTGACGTGGCGATCGCTGGAATACTGGAAACCAAAATCCGCATACTCGGCAGTATTCACCAGTCGCCGAAAAGCAGATAAGCCAATCCGCCGTTTGCCATCGAGGCTGCTCACCTTGGAGTGGGGATTGTTTAGGTCTCCCCCTAGGAGTTGAAATGCCTCTTCGGGAGTCAGCCACTCTATGTTGGGATCACCGCTGGGAATTTTCTCTTCAAGGTGTTGCAGTTTTCTCACCAAGCTCTCCCATAGATTCCGGCGAGGTTGTTGCTGCTGAGAACGGCAGGTCAGCGATCGCCACCATAGCTGCAGTTGCACCCCCAAATACTGGAAAAAACGCTTGATCAACCGCCCCATCTGATTCAACAGCAGCGGTAATCCCGTTGGCGGTGCTGGAGACGATCGCTCAACCACAACCGTACTCCAGCCGCAGGCGCTACACACTTGGCGGCCAGAGGATAAGGGTTTCCCTAAACGGGCGCCACAGCGTGGGCAAGTTTCCAGCATGATTCCAGTATGAATGACGTTTCAGCATGGATAGATTAAATTTTAGCGGTTGACCGCGACCGGCGATAAAAGGGGCGAGGCACCACCACTGCTGGCACCCAGCGATCGCGCACCTGCACCGCCAGTTCACGACCTATGTGGGCAAACTCTGGAAAGACATAGCCAAGGGCGATCGCCTTCCCCAACGTGGGCGATAGGGTGCCACTGGTAACCTCCCCCACAGCCTGGGCTCCTGCATAGATTGGGTAGCTGTGGCGAGCAATGCCTTTGCCCAGTAGTTCTAACCCCACCAATTGCCGCTCAATGCCCCGCTGCTTTTGCGCTAAAAGGGCAGCACGACCCACAAAATCGGGCTTTTGCCAATCAATTAACCCATCGAGACCCGCCTCTAGGGGGGTGGTTTGCTCATCCATATCCTGGCCGTAGAGGAGCATGGCTGCCTCCAGCCGCAGCGTATCCCGCGCCCCCAACCCACAGGGAGTAACACCTGCCGCCAACAGGGTTTGCCACAACTGTTGTCCCACTTCGGCCGGGACAAGCATTTCCCAACCATCTTCGCCCGTGTAGCCGGTGCGTGCGATCCAAGCGGGCTGTCCCAGTAGGTTGACTTGAGTATGGCGATAGGCCTTGATTGCCCCTAGGGGGCGATCGCACAGGGGAGACAGCGTTGCCGTTGCCGCCGGCCCTTGAAGAGCAATCAGCACCTGGGTCGCCGACTCATCGATTAGCTCAATACCGGCCGGTAAATGCGTTTGAAACCAATCCCAATCCTTAGAGGTTGTGGCTGCATTGACAATACAGCGCACTTGACCCTCGTCAATGTAGAGAATGAGATCATCCACAATCC
Proteins encoded in this window:
- a CDS encoding CheR family methyltransferase yields the protein MNDQLLEQFVELIRCQTGISIRPQDKPYLSRKLLNRCRALNYQHPSEYLALLAKPQFTHSQQEWKQLADLITTGESYFFRDQGQIKLLRERLLPDLIARHQQDRTLRLVSAGCSTGEEVYSLAILLKELLPNPTDWQLSIVGYDLSQAAISKAQAGIYGHWSFRGIDPSLQARYFRETGRGWKVIPSLRQWVRFRCLNLLNVAEYDLPPGSVDLIVCRNVLIYLDSAAIQQILGAFVSLLRADGYLLTGHTELQGQDLGPLQVLSFPESVVYQLSRHPLSHPNTPSMPPPIPVLSLEEQTRIALRERNYNHALILAQQWQQSQPNNEECLLLMAQIHADQGRYTKAIALGQQLLSLNPQNIPALFLLAHIAQEQQDKTAAKEYLRRILFLSPNTVEAYVELIELHLSEQELDPVAPLLATVETLLQKQPEDQIVPFRQGVTVALLRHYLRQITAISIPRA
- the hemE gene encoding uroporphyrinogen decarboxylase, which gives rise to MTTPLLLRAARGESVERPPIWLMRQAGRYMKVYRDLRDRYPSFRERSEIPELAIEISLQPFRAFAPDGVILFSDILTPLPGIGIPFDIVESKGPMIDPPIRTLEQVQQLHPLEPEAACPFIRPILATLRQEVGDRAAVLGFAGAPWTLAAYAIEGKSSKDYIQIKAMAYHEPDLLHKFLNHLATAIADYLCYQIDCGAQVVQLFDSWAGQLSRQDYNTFAFPYQKRVIQQVKAVYPDVPIILYINGSAAIVDRMAATGVDIVSLDWTVDIGTIRQQFPPRVGLQGNLDPVILFAPQPVLKERSLAIIEAGRKGKYIFNLGHGVLQGTPEENVAFLFDLVKSLA
- a CDS encoding NAD(P)-dependent oxidoreductase; amino-acid sequence: MRILITGATGCIGQYISEALIQQTDHELFLLVRDSSRLHIDPCQRSGVNLVQADLMDLTPLEPLLPTFDVAILTATAWGGSNVFAINYEQTCQLLRQLDPQRCQRVFYFSTASILNHQMQPLPEAGTLGTDYIRSKYACLHAIEELPVADRLIELFPTMVFGGGPDGKRPSFITAGMGEVLKWLWLARFFRADASFHFIHARDIAQVVLYLLQHPEYPVPRRVALGNPPMTVNEMLAQLCAAAKLRIYGQIPLTLPVINFLVRVFRVQMSPWDYFCLNYRNFTYETVLNPQALGLTPYCGTVADLLRCSLGTTDR
- a CDS encoding EVE domain-containing protein, giving the protein MAGIWLLKSEPSVFSWEDLKAAPQQTTCWEGVRNYQARNLMRDCMQVGDRVLFYHSNANPPAIMGIAEVVRPAYPDHFAWNPDSRYFDPKSTPDNPRWFMVDIQYRRDFLPPITLPELRQTRGLEGMLLLQKGCRLSVQPVTESEWQIILSLRSP
- the gcvT gene encoding glycine cleavage system aminomethyltransferase GcvT; its protein translation is MSESLRHTPLYPLHQEARFTTFGNWEMPLHYSSILQEHQAVRQQVGMFDISHMGKFVLRGDGVVAALQNLVPTNLSQVQPGQAKYTVLLNAAGGIVDDLILYIDEGQVRCIVNAATTSKDWDWFQTHLPAGIELIDESATQVLIALQGPAATATLSPLCDRPLGAIKAYRHTQVNLLGQPAWIARTGYTGEDGWEMLVPAEVGQQLWQTLLAAGVTPCGLGARDTLRLEAAMLLYGQDMDEQTTPLEAGLDGLIDWQKPDFVGRAALLAQKQRGIERQLVGLELLGKGIARHSYPIYAGAQAVGEVTSGTLSPTLGKAIALGYVFPEFAHIGRELAVQVRDRWVPAVVVPRPFYRRSRSTAKI